Proteins encoded by one window of Glycine soja cultivar W05 chromosome 15, ASM419377v2, whole genome shotgun sequence:
- the LOC114386612 gene encoding uncharacterized protein LOC114386612, whose protein sequence is MGNCASYPKTNEGEAPVPVPVPEPVAEEVKVEQQENKAEENVVEAKTEETPVASADNSLVTLLNENEEKKEEQFEAKEVKAEAPKEEKAQAEDAKPETNEEKPAAKAEN, encoded by the exons ATGGGCAACTGTGCTAGCTACCCCAAGACCAACGAAGGTGAGGCCCCAGTGCCTGTGCCGGTGCCAGAACCTGTCGCCGAGGAGGTCAAGGTTGAGCAGCAAGAGAACAAGGCTGAGGAAAATGTCGTCGAGGCCAAGACAGAGGAAACCCCTGTCGCCTCTGCTGACAACTCTCTTGTCACCTTGCTCAATGAG aatgaagaaaagaaagaagagcaaTTTGAGGCCAAGGAGGTGAAGGCTGAAGCCCCGAAAGAAGAGAAAGCCCAGGCAGAGGATGCAAAGCCTGAAACCAATGAAGAGAAACCCGCAGCCAAGGCTGAGAACTGA